The Oceanotoga teriensis genome has a window encoding:
- a CDS encoding helix-turn-helix transcriptional regulator, translating to MKNKIRELRKKNKLSQEDLALEVGTTRQTITSIETEKYTASLILAYKISKYFGLSIEEVFDFSEIE from the coding sequence TTGAAAAATAAAATTAGAGAATTAAGGAAAAAGAACAAATTATCTCAGGAAGACTTGGCATTGGAAGTAGGCACTACAAGACAAACGATAACTTCTATTGAAACTGAAAAATATACCGCTTCTTTGATTCTTGCATATAAGATATCAAAATATTTTGGATTATCAATTGAAGAAGTTTTTGATTTTTCTGAAATAGAATAG